A window of the Butyricimonas faecalis genome harbors these coding sequences:
- a CDS encoding DUF4959 domain-containing protein — MKKYIYLIFLSCLGWIGCSNDDNGNFDVEIDENMFSFIPTEGGAVMHYSLADRRINKVKAEYTDEYGASVYKVADYAVDTLMLDGFNQACENVPVKVSFLDKNEQESKVMHFTFNTRPSALYTFFDKVEVNSYWNGFQVVCNLEGRTEGSASVYFVGTNPTTKLQDTIFLENFRLASGRSVKAYSLDDSQQQEDYTVMITTEDNRQRIARKQVWTGVKGAVRSLIPNTNFELFDPFNKSREMPRSTDSWHPGALGKAYLFDGDVKGTQALEYFRRGYATPPFTFMAGPNALNRPGNDVYFVLDIKEPAVVGEMRLYMRIQEQNGAVNQDFDNDYYTKLPCNVQVYAWIGNGDYHPSTNPGTAADWELIGNFEQDPNIEEAERWYVNKEKVRDECNTLAELAALDAHYLSIPFPFEEREYRFLKIQFNETYVNTLNPDYYHNRNNNVTFHELEIYGVK, encoded by the coding sequence ATGAAAAAATATATATATTTAATTTTTCTGAGTTGTTTGGGTTGGATCGGTTGTTCCAATGATGACAATGGAAATTTTGATGTTGAGATTGATGAGAATATGTTTTCTTTTATCCCAACGGAAGGGGGAGCTGTAATGCATTATTCTCTAGCCGACCGACGCATCAATAAAGTGAAAGCGGAGTATACGGATGAGTATGGGGCTTCCGTTTATAAAGTAGCGGATTATGCTGTAGACACATTAATGCTTGACGGATTTAATCAAGCTTGTGAAAACGTTCCGGTGAAAGTATCATTTTTGGATAAAAACGAGCAGGAGTCGAAAGTGATGCATTTTACTTTTAATACTCGTCCTTCAGCACTTTATACTTTTTTTGACAAGGTAGAGGTGAATTCGTATTGGAATGGATTTCAAGTGGTTTGCAATTTGGAAGGGAGAACAGAAGGCTCTGCTTCCGTGTATTTTGTTGGAACAAATCCGACAACTAAATTGCAGGATACGATTTTTTTGGAAAACTTCCGTCTTGCAAGTGGACGTTCTGTGAAGGCCTATTCTTTGGATGATTCGCAGCAACAAGAAGATTACACCGTGATGATTACAACGGAAGATAATCGTCAACGGATTGCAAGAAAACAGGTTTGGACCGGGGTTAAAGGAGCTGTTCGTTCGCTGATCCCTAATACTAATTTCGAACTTTTTGATCCTTTCAATAAATCAAGAGAGATGCCTCGTTCAACTGATTCGTGGCATCCGGGAGCATTGGGTAAAGCATATCTTTTTGATGGCGATGTAAAAGGAACACAGGCTCTTGAATATTTTAGAAGGGGATATGCCACTCCTCCTTTCACTTTCATGGCAGGACCTAATGCATTGAATCGTCCGGGAAATGACGTTTATTTTGTACTTGATATCAAGGAACCTGCTGTCGTGGGAGAAATGCGGTTGTATATGAGAATACAAGAACAAAATGGAGCGGTAAATCAAGATTTTGATAATGATTATTATACCAAACTTCCTTGTAATGTTCAAGTGTATGCTTGGATAGGGAACGGTGATTATCATCCAAGTACAAATCCCGGTACGGCGGCAGATTGGGAGTTGATAGGTAATTTTGAACAAGATCCTAATATTGAAGAGGCAGAACGTTGGTACGTGAATAAAGAAAAAGTAAGGGATGAGTGTAATACGTTGGCTGAATTGGCGGCGTTGGATGCTCATTATTTGTCAATTCCTTTTCCATTTGAGGAGAGAGAGTATCGTTTCTTGAAAATCCAATTCAACGAAACTTACGTGAATACTCTCAATCCTGATTATTACCATAACAGAAACAATAATGTGACTTTCCATGAATTGGAAATTTACGGAGTAAAATAG
- a CDS encoding DUF4998 domain-containing protein, with product MKGIFLKYTVMCILFMGFLTGCEDLEDTYSEHTGDGPEQYLTKIYDLKGEPRWLSVLLTWNLKLDPGRTAIMVEWTDDEKTDSVIIDRESESYLVEGLKNYEYTFKVCAIEEKDGEIVKRSLGDPVYVRPYTYASEELLLFTRVINKQFQLANKYLFLSFDEWTDNLISFKVGYFEKGNDTEQFWTAEPEDRVNNWPKGKSYALLGEDIDFSKPVKVYRKGKISILDDMMLDLEPIELFFNVPSFESDFAADVRNRLDLLGEIKQDDVENVEVLDIDYDQVSLVDVLHFPSLKELHLGRNRYLAPGTEDKVKSGLANKDLSIGALEVAAEKLGVKIYHYGHHYFDAVPDFFTEKNKVAEQPTIAFLDAANWSISVSPADALGYDSGLKNLLVGDDSYWLPQPATQIRTHVIEIDMKQEETIAGFKIVQAKDFGDPNVPRPESLDIEVETGSGQWESATFSKSTPLGNGEGETTIVYLNKEKGTKRTQKIRITIPDAFYKQGYDASWSYVDFYNAVLSSIQIIQGN from the coding sequence ATGAAAGGAATATTTTTAAAATATACGGTAATGTGCATCCTGTTTATGGGATTCCTAACAGGATGCGAGGATCTTGAAGATACTTATTCAGAGCATACGGGTGATGGTCCGGAGCAGTATCTTACTAAAATCTATGATTTGAAGGGAGAACCGCGATGGTTGTCGGTATTGCTGACCTGGAATTTGAAACTTGATCCGGGACGGACGGCAATTATGGTGGAATGGACGGATGATGAAAAGACGGATTCTGTAATTATTGATCGGGAAAGTGAGAGTTACTTGGTGGAAGGATTGAAAAATTACGAGTACACGTTTAAAGTCTGTGCTATCGAGGAAAAGGATGGTGAAATTGTGAAGCGTTCATTGGGAGATCCCGTGTACGTGCGGCCATACACGTATGCATCGGAAGAATTACTGCTTTTTACTCGTGTCATAAATAAACAGTTCCAATTGGCGAATAAATATTTATTTCTCTCTTTCGATGAGTGGACGGATAATTTGATTTCATTTAAAGTGGGGTATTTTGAGAAAGGGAATGATACGGAGCAATTTTGGACAGCTGAGCCAGAGGATCGTGTAAATAATTGGCCGAAGGGTAAGTCTTATGCATTGTTGGGAGAGGATATTGATTTTAGTAAACCCGTAAAGGTGTATCGTAAAGGTAAGATTTCTATCCTTGATGACATGATGTTGGATTTAGAACCGATAGAGTTGTTTTTTAATGTTCCTTCTTTCGAGAGTGATTTTGCTGCAGACGTGAGAAATCGACTGGATTTGTTGGGAGAGATTAAACAGGATGATGTCGAGAACGTGGAAGTTTTGGATATTGACTATGACCAAGTTTCATTGGTAGATGTACTTCATTTCCCGAGTTTGAAAGAGCTTCATTTGGGAAGGAATCGGTATCTGGCACCGGGAACGGAAGATAAAGTGAAGTCAGGTCTTGCCAATAAAGATCTCAGTATTGGGGCTTTGGAAGTTGCAGCAGAGAAGTTGGGCGTGAAGATATATCATTACGGACATCATTATTTTGATGCTGTTCCGGACTTCTTTACGGAAAAGAATAAAGTAGCCGAACAACCGACGATTGCATTTTTGGATGCGGCAAATTGGAGTATTTCCGTATCACCGGCGGATGCATTGGGATATGATTCGGGGCTAAAGAATTTGTTGGTTGGCGATGATTCTTACTGGTTACCTCAACCGGCAACTCAGATTCGGACTCATGTTATTGAGATTGATATGAAACAGGAGGAGACGATTGCCGGATTTAAAATCGTACAAGCAAAAGATTTTGGAGATCCGAATGTTCCTCGTCCGGAAAGTTTGGATATAGAGGTAGAAACCGGATCTGGACAATGGGAGTCTGCAACTTTTAGTAAAAGTACTCCTCTTGGAAATGGAGAGGGAGAGACTACTATTGTTTATCTGAATAAAGAAAAAGGAACGAAAAGAACTCAAAAAATTCGGATCACGATACCTGATGCTTTCTATAAACAAGGTTATGATGCCTCTTGGAGTTATGTAGATTTTTACAATGCCGTGTTGTCTTCAATTCAGATAATTCAAGGAAATTAA
- a CDS encoding thioredoxin domain-containing protein, translated as MNRLFIIVLFWVMGLNALAQTQGIAFEPVRSWKKVVEKARKESKLVFVDCYADWCGPCKQLASQVFTRKEVGDFFNSHFVSIQLNVEKDADGKANATKWGVASLPTLVFVDPETEQIIGKLVGAGDADWLVNGAKAVLDPAKRLDALAARYNAGEREPSFLLEFIKALGNAGMKAEIQQVVKEWLDGLSVDQLATPTMWPIIMQFENDPLSKTLLTVRDHIDRFYAIPLDNQRAMVDATLTGAMVQTAIEFSTNPNLAIYEQDRFNAFVDYLDQAKEGPGKTMAAVWLNTSQLSRQGDWKQMLDAMREVEKENIFPPQLFGQYFSFFMQTLTQVKEQKAAVEAGLKWLDELIARASGSDAMSYQTRAMMYAGKASLLQAVGKAGEMKKAQKEMEKYVNLLKETAGAQVPTQGGVPETAVTSRNNIRLERDVTLNYEFRQGVPVVKVVINGHTYYFLFDTCAGITCVSDKLVNTEKLAYQQTGNSMQGMDGQVVMAEVPELLLGELTVKNKQAAVMSEHNPVFQHLDVDGTIGANIINDYVVTIDSRARTITFSSRADVSITRWNKLELWNNVPLLSIRVKGKGEIHDVPALFDTGNGTGAIGLPSVEGFEQWTQAGIIGNVEEGTGFIGTMVGGMVKTDKLYRGEMTGLYLGDSAFEKMPIITGGVGYLLLCFKTTDLGKFVLDYPNGRYHFEPYADAAVWAGDRRPVMTGADNGELKIAAVWGKEACKKLAPQWTVVALDGKMLEHVALDTPNIDELIREYGAKTVMVRDTEGKEREVGAEVFLP; from the coding sequence ATGAATAGACTTTTTATCATTGTCTTGTTTTGGGTCATGGGCTTGAATGCTCTGGCCCAAACGCAGGGCATTGCGTTTGAGCCTGTCCGATCGTGGAAGAAGGTCGTGGAAAAGGCTCGGAAGGAAAGCAAATTGGTCTTCGTGGATTGTTATGCCGATTGGTGTGGACCGTGTAAACAATTGGCTTCGCAAGTATTCACTCGGAAAGAGGTAGGTGATTTTTTTAATAGTCATTTTGTTAGTATTCAGTTAAATGTAGAGAAAGATGCCGATGGTAAGGCAAATGCTACTAAATGGGGGGTGGCTTCTTTGCCCACATTGGTGTTTGTCGATCCGGAAACGGAGCAGATTATTGGGAAGCTCGTGGGAGCCGGTGATGCCGATTGGCTGGTGAATGGGGCCAAGGCGGTGTTGGATCCTGCTAAGCGATTGGATGCTTTGGCTGCACGGTATAACGCGGGAGAGCGGGAGCCGTCGTTTTTGTTGGAATTTATCAAAGCCTTGGGGAACGCGGGAATGAAAGCGGAAATTCAGCAAGTGGTTAAAGAGTGGCTTGACGGGTTATCCGTTGATCAGTTGGCAACTCCGACCATGTGGCCGATAATTATGCAGTTTGAAAATGACCCATTATCGAAGACTTTGTTGACGGTACGAGATCACATTGATCGTTTTTATGCCATTCCTTTGGACAATCAGCGGGCAATGGTGGATGCAACATTGACAGGTGCCATGGTGCAAACGGCAATAGAATTTTCGACCAATCCCAATCTTGCCATTTACGAGCAGGATAGGTTCAATGCTTTTGTCGATTATTTGGACCAGGCGAAGGAAGGACCGGGAAAAACGATGGCTGCCGTTTGGTTGAATACATCTCAACTTTCTCGACAGGGAGATTGGAAACAAATGTTGGATGCCATGCGGGAGGTGGAGAAAGAGAATATATTTCCCCCGCAGTTGTTCGGACAATATTTCTCGTTTTTTATGCAGACGTTGACACAGGTGAAAGAGCAGAAGGCTGCCGTTGAGGCCGGACTGAAATGGTTGGATGAATTGATTGCACGAGCTTCGGGGAGTGATGCGATGTCTTACCAAACCCGGGCAATGATGTACGCGGGGAAGGCTTCCTTGTTGCAGGCTGTCGGTAAAGCGGGGGAGATGAAGAAGGCGCAGAAAGAGATGGAAAAGTATGTCAATTTGCTGAAAGAGACGGCTGGTGCGCAAGTTCCGACGCAAGGCGGAGTGCCTGAAACGGCAGTGACTTCCAGAAATAATATCCGGTTGGAGCGTGATGTGACGTTGAACTATGAGTTCCGTCAAGGAGTCCCGGTAGTGAAGGTGGTGATCAACGGACATACGTATTATTTCCTGTTTGACACGTGTGCCGGAATTACTTGCGTATCCGATAAGTTGGTGAACACGGAGAAGTTGGCTTATCAACAGACGGGTAATTCCATGCAGGGGATGGACGGGCAGGTCGTTATGGCTGAAGTTCCGGAGTTGTTGTTGGGTGAATTGACGGTGAAGAATAAGCAGGCGGCAGTGATGAGTGAGCATAACCCCGTTTTTCAACATTTGGACGTGGATGGAACGATTGGAGCGAATATTATCAATGATTACGTGGTGACTATTGACTCTCGTGCGAGGACGATCACTTTTTCAAGCCGGGCGGATGTTTCTATCACGAGATGGAATAAGTTGGAACTTTGGAATAACGTGCCGTTGCTTTCTATCCGGGTGAAGGGGAAAGGTGAGATTCATGATGTACCGGCGTTGTTTGACACGGGTAACGGTACCGGAGCCATTGGGTTGCCCTCGGTGGAGGGGTTTGAACAATGGACACAAGCGGGAATTATTGGAAACGTGGAAGAGGGAACAGGTTTTATCGGAACGATGGTTGGTGGAATGGTGAAAACAGATAAGCTTTACCGGGGAGAAATGACGGGACTCTATCTGGGTGATTCCGCTTTTGAAAAGATGCCGATCATTACCGGTGGAGTTGGGTATTTGTTGCTTTGTTTCAAAACGACGGATTTGGGAAAATTCGTGCTTGATTATCCGAATGGACGTTATCATTTCGAGCCTTACGCTGATGCTGCCGTGTGGGCAGGAGATCGCCGTCCCGTGATGACGGGAGCAGACAATGGCGAGTTGAAGATCGCTGCCGTATGGGGGAAAGAGGCTTGCAAGAAACTGGCTCCGCAATGGACGGTGGTAGCTTTGGACGGCAAAATGTTGGAGCATGTGGCATTGGATACACCCAATATCGACGAACTGATCCGCGAGTATGGGGCAAAGACGGTGATGGTTCGGGATACGGAGGGGAAGGAGCGTGAGGTGGGGGCGGAGGTGTTTTTGCCTTAA
- a CDS encoding M16 family metallopeptidase — MRTILEQIILGIFLLIVGSGITSAQQLNMGDILPQDTSVRVGKLDNGMRYYLRHNAKSTGLADFYIVYDVGSVQEEDSQNGLAHFLEHMMFNGTKHFPGDSMIRWLESIGMQFGTNLNAATGMEMTYYQLTQVPLKRESIVDSMLLILHDWSGYLALEDKKIDKERGVIVEELRQRNNAQFRVGNKAAASVFGDTRHAHRNMLGTEEFLRTFDPQVLRDFYKCWYRPDLQAIVIVGDFDVNEMEGKLKKVMADIPVAQHPKAKEVIRIPDNATPVVAVITDPEQQTCNANFYIRRAAVPKELNNRVGATYMNMMIHVATAMMNVRFGELAQQEGCPFASARLQNVPLTNTCDALELQVVARGNAIAEAFTSAYGELERVRRFGFTEEELEQVRTGILRGGKYAYETAGERENGMLVWECINHYVKNVPLMSPRHKWAVTQLMLAKQMTLQQVNELMQQLVSLANNVLVITAPEKEKDALPQTEVWENFFSWVRTVEMEPYRTEKIDRPLLSEEITPGRVVKTKKGKYGSTVWMLKNGIRVVVLPTADSPYQIVMNGQASGGLSMVPTEDYYSASMLAQLVSASGVGDFTAEQLRKVLGGKAVNVQPVINRFSTDINGSAAKGDVETMLQLTYLYFTRPNFDRGRFDMMIAANRMNLENSVNSPDFMMTQMVNKVTYGDQPRTQIPNEQILAGIDFDKIASWYRNLFTDAAGNYTFYFVGDIDMETFKPLVEKYIGGLPRGRQRLGWKDDGVRVLPGMKEEREEIRMETARSMVSLAYSGEMEYTQQNMMTLSMLSACLQSRYNQVIREEKGGSYGVSVNGVLSRQPIGMYDLKVTFQTNPDVVEELVRVVKDELARIADNGPDLDDLNKHLEYWRKMEAQDTKNVQTRLILLQTYYTWGEDWDADRDKLLNAITPEKVQELARRIMTDGNLKEVVVNPMAKAVQ, encoded by the coding sequence ATGAGAACAATATTAGAACAAATTATCTTGGGGATATTCTTGTTGATAGTGGGAAGTGGTATTACTTCTGCCCAACAATTGAATATGGGGGATATACTCCCGCAAGATACGAGCGTGAGGGTTGGAAAACTTGACAATGGGATGAGGTATTATTTGAGGCATAATGCCAAGTCGACGGGATTGGCGGATTTCTACATCGTGTATGACGTGGGGTCTGTTCAAGAAGAGGATTCGCAAAATGGGTTGGCGCATTTTTTGGAACACATGATGTTCAACGGGACTAAGCATTTCCCGGGTGATAGCATGATCCGGTGGTTGGAAAGTATCGGGATGCAGTTCGGGACGAACCTGAATGCTGCAACGGGGATGGAAATGACGTACTATCAATTGACGCAAGTCCCGCTTAAACGGGAAAGTATCGTGGACTCGATGCTGTTGATCTTGCACGATTGGTCGGGGTATTTGGCTTTGGAAGACAAGAAGATCGACAAGGAACGGGGGGTGATTGTAGAGGAGTTGCGGCAACGGAATAATGCTCAGTTCCGGGTAGGTAACAAGGCGGCTGCCTCCGTTTTTGGTGATACCCGTCATGCACACCGGAATATGCTTGGCACGGAAGAGTTCCTGCGTACGTTTGATCCTCAAGTGCTTCGAGATTTTTACAAGTGTTGGTATCGTCCGGATTTACAAGCGATAGTGATTGTCGGTGATTTCGACGTAAACGAGATGGAGGGGAAGTTGAAGAAGGTTATGGCGGATATTCCCGTTGCACAGCATCCGAAAGCGAAAGAGGTGATACGGATTCCGGATAATGCAACTCCTGTCGTGGCGGTGATCACGGATCCGGAGCAACAGACGTGTAATGCAAATTTTTATATCAGGCGAGCTGCCGTTCCCAAGGAGTTGAATAACCGGGTTGGGGCGACTTATATGAACATGATGATTCATGTTGCCACAGCCATGATGAATGTTCGTTTTGGGGAGTTGGCTCAACAGGAGGGATGCCCGTTTGCATCTGCCCGTTTGCAGAATGTTCCGCTGACGAATACTTGTGATGCGTTGGAATTGCAGGTCGTGGCACGCGGGAATGCGATCGCCGAGGCTTTCACTTCGGCGTATGGCGAGTTGGAACGAGTGCGGCGTTTCGGATTTACGGAGGAGGAATTGGAGCAGGTTCGCACGGGAATCTTGAGAGGTGGAAAGTATGCATACGAAACTGCCGGGGAGCGGGAGAACGGGATGCTCGTGTGGGAGTGTATCAATCATTACGTGAAGAATGTGCCCTTGATGTCTCCGCGACACAAGTGGGCGGTTACGCAGTTGATGTTGGCGAAGCAAATGACGTTGCAACAGGTGAATGAGTTGATGCAACAACTGGTTTCACTTGCTAATAATGTGTTGGTTATTACTGCCCCGGAAAAGGAGAAGGACGCTTTGCCCCAAACGGAGGTCTGGGAGAATTTCTTCTCCTGGGTTCGGACGGTTGAGATGGAGCCTTACCGGACCGAAAAAATTGATCGGCCTTTGTTGTCGGAAGAAATTACACCCGGTCGTGTTGTGAAAACCAAAAAAGGGAAGTATGGTTCGACCGTGTGGATGTTGAAGAACGGTATTCGGGTTGTGGTGTTACCAACCGCAGATAGTCCGTATCAGATTGTCATGAATGGTCAGGCGAGTGGAGGTCTTTCCATGGTTCCCACGGAGGATTATTACTCGGCTTCGATGCTTGCACAGCTAGTGAGTGCATCGGGAGTGGGGGACTTCACCGCGGAGCAGTTGCGCAAGGTGTTGGGAGGTAAGGCTGTTAACGTGCAACCCGTGATTAATCGTTTCTCGACAGACATAAACGGGAGTGCGGCGAAAGGGGATGTGGAGACGATGTTGCAATTGACGTACCTGTATTTTACACGTCCTAATTTTGACCGGGGGCGTTTTGACATGATGATTGCGGCGAACCGGATGAACTTGGAGAATTCGGTAAATTCTCCGGATTTTATGATGACGCAGATGGTGAATAAGGTCACGTATGGTGATCAACCGCGGACGCAGATACCCAATGAGCAGATCTTGGCAGGTATTGATTTTGATAAAATCGCTTCTTGGTACCGCAATTTGTTTACGGATGCGGCAGGTAATTATACTTTTTATTTTGTCGGGGATATTGATATGGAGACTTTCAAACCGTTGGTGGAAAAGTATATCGGGGGACTTCCTAGAGGAAGACAACGGTTGGGATGGAAGGATGACGGGGTGAGAGTGTTACCCGGGATGAAGGAGGAAAGAGAAGAAATACGCATGGAAACTGCCAGAAGTATGGTCAGTCTTGCTTACTCGGGCGAGATGGAATACACGCAACAGAATATGATGACGCTGAGTATGCTTTCCGCTTGTCTTCAATCGCGTTATAACCAAGTTATCCGGGAGGAAAAAGGTGGAAGTTACGGGGTTTCCGTGAATGGAGTTCTTTCCAGACAACCGATTGGAATGTATGATCTGAAGGTGACTTTCCAGACGAATCCGGATGTGGTGGAAGAATTGGTTCGAGTGGTAAAAGACGAGCTTGCCCGGATTGCCGACAATGGGCCTGATCTTGACGATTTGAACAAGCATTTGGAGTATTGGCGGAAGATGGAAGCTCAAGATACGAAGAATGTGCAGACTCGTTTGATTTTATTACAGACGTATTACACGTGGGGCGAAGACTGGGATGCTGATCGTGATAAATTATTAAACGCGATCACACCGGAGAAAGTACAGGAACTTGCCAGGAGAATCATGACTGACGGAAATTTGAAGGAGGTGGTGGTGAATCCGATGGCTAAGGCTGTCCAGTGA
- a CDS encoding YceD family protein, whose product MDRLNEYKIAHRGLSEGTHTFDFVMDDNFFNCFEATKGTKGKVNARVNIVKSSLLMEVRMKIEGTVEAICDRCLEEMELPISGELNLYAKYGEREEGNDDDFIILAQDDDYLDLSEPLYEVYMLNYPLRVVHPEGECNEEMEHVLEELAMEEESDKIDPRWDELRKLINNN is encoded by the coding sequence GTGGACAGATTGAATGAATATAAGATAGCTCACAGAGGGTTAAGCGAGGGAACTCACACTTTCGACTTTGTCATGGATGACAATTTTTTTAATTGTTTTGAAGCGACAAAAGGAACGAAAGGGAAGGTAAACGCGAGAGTGAATATCGTGAAGTCATCCTTGCTGATGGAGGTTCGGATGAAGATTGAGGGGACGGTAGAAGCTATTTGCGATCGCTGTCTGGAGGAGATGGAGTTACCGATTAGCGGGGAATTGAACCTGTATGCTAAGTACGGGGAGAGGGAGGAAGGAAATGATGATGATTTTATTATCTTGGCTCAAGATGATGATTATCTGGATTTGAGCGAACCGCTATATGAAGTGTATATGCTGAATTACCCGCTTCGGGTGGTTCACCCGGAGGGAGAGTGTAACGAGGAGATGGAGCATGTACTGGAAGAGTTGGCAATGGAAGAAGAGAGTGATAAGATTGATCCCCGATGGGATGAATTGAGGAAATTAATTAATAATAACTAA
- the rpmF gene encoding 50S ribosomal protein L32 has protein sequence MAHPKHRISKQRRNKRRTHDKATVPAIAKCSNCGAAVQYHTVCPECGYYRGKLAIEKAVVA, from the coding sequence ATGGCACATCCTAAACACCGAATCTCTAAACAGAGAAGGAATAAAAGAAGAACTCACGATAAGGCTACGGTTCCTGCAATAGCAAAGTGTTCAAATTGTGGTGCTGCAGTACAGTATCATACTGTATGTCCGGAATGTGGATATTACAGGGGTAAATTGGCTATTGAGAAAGCAGTTGTTGCATAA
- a CDS encoding beta-ketoacyl-ACP synthase III encodes MERPRAVITGVGAYYPDYVLTNEELSRMVDTTDEWIMTRIGIKERRILRDADKGSAYLGARAVEDLFRKTGLKPEEVDLLICCTVTADMHFPANGNVISDMVGIKNAFSFDLNAGCSGFLYGLTTATQYVESGRYKKVIVVGAEKMSAITDYTDRATCPIFGDAAAAVLLEPTTEDVGVIDHILRSDGMGRVHLHMKAGGSLKPPTIDTVLAREHYIYQEGQPVFKHAVSNMADVSVEVMKRNNLTSEDVAWLVPHQANLRIIKATGERMGLPKEKVMVNIHKYGNTTSATIPLCLYEWEDQLKKGDNLILAAFGAGFTWGAIYLKWGYTHKG; translated from the coding sequence ATGGAAAGGCCAAGAGCGGTAATCACAGGGGTAGGAGCGTATTATCCCGACTATGTTTTAACTAACGAGGAGTTGAGCCGGATGGTAGATACCACTGACGAATGGATCATGACTCGAATCGGTATAAAAGAGAGACGTATTTTGCGGGATGCCGATAAAGGCAGTGCTTACCTCGGGGCCAGAGCGGTGGAGGACTTGTTTCGTAAAACAGGTTTGAAGCCGGAAGAAGTGGATTTATTGATTTGCTGTACGGTTACTGCCGACATGCATTTCCCTGCTAACGGAAACGTGATTTCCGATATGGTGGGAATAAAGAATGCTTTTAGTTTTGATCTTAATGCCGGATGTTCCGGTTTTCTATACGGTTTAACCACGGCAACGCAGTACGTGGAGAGCGGACGCTATAAGAAAGTGATTGTTGTGGGGGCTGAGAAGATGTCGGCGATCACGGATTACACGGATCGGGCAACTTGTCCTATTTTCGGTGATGCGGCTGCCGCCGTGTTGCTGGAACCTACCACGGAAGACGTGGGGGTAATTGATCATATCTTACGTTCGGATGGCATGGGACGTGTTCACCTGCACATGAAAGCGGGTGGTTCTTTGAAACCGCCTACCATTGATACGGTTTTGGCTCGTGAGCATTATATCTATCAGGAAGGACAACCGGTGTTTAAACATGCCGTGTCGAACATGGCTGACGTGTCGGTGGAGGTGATGAAACGTAATAATCTGACATCGGAGGACGTGGCTTGGCTGGTTCCTCATCAGGCAAATTTGCGGATCATCAAGGCTACCGGGGAACGGATGGGGTTACCGAAAGAAAAAGTGATGGTGAATATCCACAAGTACGGTAACACGACTTCTGCAACAATCCCGTTGTGTCTGTACGAATGGGAGGACCAGTTGAAGAAGGGGGATAATTTGATCCTTGCTGCTTTCGGTGCCGGTTTCACATGGGGGGCGATTTATTTGAAGTGGGGGTATACTCATAAGGGTTAG